One window from the genome of Salvelinus sp. IW2-2015 linkage group LG30, ASM291031v2, whole genome shotgun sequence encodes:
- the LOC111954712 gene encoding major histocompatibility complex class I-related gene protein, translating to MISFCLLFLWIPITSAAPHSMKYLYTAVSGDTDFPEFTVVGLLDDHQFVYFNSNTKTLVLTTEWMKKKAGKYYRKLYTEPLINQHEGFKNLITFAKKQFNQTQSKGVHTIHNLYGCEWNDETELKDYFHHYGYDGEDFISLDMKTVRWITFVQQADTIKQKWDDNSKDLHYLKWYFTKECIDTLKKYLNFASSVLKRIVPPSVSLLQKTPSSPVTCHATGFYPSGVTVSWQKDGQEQHEDVLHGEILPNDDXTFQKSAHLTMDCDEWKNNNYTCVVEHKENIIAIRLDQSVIKTNSDKPPESGPIIIGVVVAVILLALITIAGFIMWNRKRTVSDDGFNPSMTQQNQIQLEVSLSLIKQERSRENRTFIEGGEAS from the exons ATGATTTCCTTCTGTCTCTTGTTTCTCTGGATTCCTATAACTTCTGCAG CTCCCCACTCTATGAAATACTTATACACTGCAGTCTCAGGTGATACTGACTTCCCAGAGTTCACGGTGGTGGGTTTGCTGGACGATCATCAGTTTGTGTACTTTAACAGCAACACCAAGACACTGGTCCTCACCACTGAGTGGATGAAGAAGAAGGCAGGAAAATACTACAGGAAACTCTACACTGAGCCCCTGATTAACCAACATGAAGGTTTCAAAAACCTCATTACGTTTGCAAAGAAGCAGTTTAACCAAACCCAGTCAAAAG gtgTTCACACAATCCATAACTTGTACGGCTGTGAGTGGAATGATGAGACTGAACTCAAAGATTATTTCCATCACTATGGATACGATGGTGAGGATTTCATTTCATTGGACATGAAGACCGTAAGATGGATAACCTTCGTACAGCAGGCAGATACCATCAAACAGAAGTGGGACGACAACAGCAAGGATCTGCACTATCTCAAATGGTACTTCACTAAGGAGTGTATTGACACTTTGAAGAAGTATTTGAACTTCGCCAGCAGCGTCTTGAAGCGGATAG tCCCTCCATCAGTGTCTCTGCTCCAGAAGACCCCCTCCTCTCCAGTGACCTGCCACGCTACAGGTTTCTACCCCAGTGGAGTCACGGTGTCCTGGCAGAAAGATGGACAAGAACAGCATGAAGATGTGTTGCAYGGAGAGATTCTCCCCAACGATGATRGAACCTTCCAGAAAAGTGCTCACCTCACAATGGACTGTGATGAATGGAAGAACAACAACTACACCTGTGTGGTTGAACACAAAGAGAACATCATCGCCATCAGACTGGATCAGTCTGTGATAAAAACAAACAGTG ACAAGCCTCCTGAATCTGGCCCCATCATTATTGGAGTAGTGGTAGCTGTCATCCTCCTAGCCCTCATCACCATAGCTGGGTTTATTATGTGGAACAGGAAGAGGACAG TCTCTGATGATGGTTTCAACCCCTCCATGACACAGCAGAACCAGATACAACTTGAAGTTTCTCTCTCACTAATCAAACAG gagagaagcagagaaaataGGACCTTTATTGAAGGAGGTGAGGCCAGCTGA